CGCGCCAACGAGCCTATCGGGCAATGTTCGATGGGCAGATTGAAGACGCGTCGGCGGACGAGATTCGCCGGGCGACCAACAGCGCATGGGTGCTTGGCGGTGTCGAATTTGCCGAGACGGTTGTCTCCCGGCTCAATCGTCGGGTCACACCCGTGGGGCGAGGGGGTGACCGACGATCGCCGAGCTTTCAGAAACGGATCAAACGACTCTGACCCCTTTGAAGACCCCTTTGAAACGTACCCGCAGGGCGCAGTACTTGAATTCGGGGATCTTGCCGAAGGGGTCGAGGGCGGGCTGGGTAAGCAGGTTGGCGGCGGCTTCGACGTAGCAGAAGGCCATGAACACCGAGCCGCGCTGCACGCCTTCGTCGGCGCGGACTTCGAGTTCGATCTGGCCGCGACGGGTTTCGAGCTCGACGTGCTCGCCATGGCTGACGCCGGTTTTTGCCATGTCGTCCGGATGCATGCCGCACCAGGGCACGGGGTCGAGCGCGTCGAGCACCTCGGCGCGGCGCGTCATGCTGCCGGTGTGCCAGTGTTCGAGCACGCGACCGGTGATGAGCACCATGGGGTAGTCGGCATCCGGCAGTTCGGCTGCGGGCAGCGGCGTGACTGGGACGAAGCGGCCGAGGCCGTTGCGGGTGGGGAAGTCGGTCTGGAACAGCACCGGTTGCGACGGCGCCTCGACCGCGATTTTCGGCGCGACCACGGCGCCCTCGCCTTCGAGCGCCGCCCAGGTGATGCCGGCGTAGCTGGGCATGGCACGGGTGAGTTCGCCGAAGATCTCGGCCGGGCCGGCGTAATCCCAGGCCAGCCCCATGCGTTGCGCGATCTGCTGGATGATCCACCAGTCCTGCCGTGCCTCGCCGGGCAGTGGCAGTACCGGTTGCGACATCTGCACCAGACGGTCGGTGTTGGTGAAGCTGCCGGACTTTTCGTACAGGCTGGAGGCGGGCAGCACGACGTCGGCGAGCATTGCGGTTTCGGTGAGGAAGATGTCCTGCACGACGAGGTGTTCGAGCCCGGCCAGCGCGGCACGGGCGTGTTCGAGATCGGGGTCGGACATCGCCGGGTTCTCGCCCTCGACGTACATGCCACGGATGCGCCCGGCGCTGGCGGCGTCCATGATCTCGACCACGGTGAGACCGGGTTCTTCTGCCAGCTTCGCACCCCACAGGGATTCGAAGCGGGCGCGTACTTCGGGCTCGGCCACGCGCTGGTAGTCGGGGAACATCATCGGGATGAGGCCGGCGTCGGACGCACCCTGCACGTTGTTCTGCCCGCGCAGCGGATGCAGGCCGGTGCCGGGACGGCCGATCTGCCCGGTCATCAGCGCCAGCGCGATCAGGCAGCGCACGTTGTCGGTGCCGTGGGTGTGCTGCGACACGCCCATACCCCAGAAGATGATGCTGTTGGGGCCACGGGCGTAGGCGCGAGCCACTTCGCGCACGGTGTCGGCCTCGATGCCGGTGATCGGCGCCATGCGCTCGGGCGGGTACTGCAGTGCGGCTTCGCGGAAGGCATCAAAGCCTTCGGTGCGGGCGGCGATGAAGGCCGGATCGGTGAGCCCTTCTTCGATGATCACGCAGGCCGTCGACAGCAGCAGCGCCACATCGGCATCGGGGCGGAACTGCAGCGTGCGCCAGGCGTGGCGGGCGAGCGGGGTCTGGCGCGGGTCCATCATCACCAGCTTCGATCCGCGCTCTGCGGCGTTCTTGATGAAGCTCGCCGCCACCGGGTGGTTGGCCGCCGGGTTGGCGCCGATGACGATCATGAGATCGGCAAACTCGACGTCGCGCACCGGGTTGGATACGGCCCCGGAACCGATGCCTTCGAGCAGCGCCGCCACCGATGAGGCGTGACACAGCCGGGTGCAGTGGTCGACGTTGTGGGTGCCGAAGCCGGTGCGCACCAGCTTCTGGAACAGATAGGCTTCCTCGTTGCTGCCCTTGGCCGAGCCGAAGCCGGCCAGCGCGTGCGGGCCGTGCGCGCGCTTGATGCGAGCGAGCCCTGCGGCGGCGAAGTCGAGCGCTTCTTCCCAGCTGGCTTCGCGGAAGGCGGCGAGCGGGTTGGCGGGGTCGAGATTGACGCCCTTGGGGATGCCGGGTTTGCGGATCAACGGCACGGTGAGGCGCTCGCGGTTGCGGCTGTAGGTGAAACCGTAGCGGCCCTTGACGCACAGCCGGCCGGCGTTGGCAGGGCCGTCGCGACCTTCGGCAAAGACGATCTTCTGCGCGGCGCCCTCGCCCGCCACATGGTAGGTGAGCTGGCAGCCGACACCGCAGAACGGGCACAACGAATCGACCTTGCGCGTAGGGACGAAGCGCGGGGGCTTCGCCTCTGCCACAGCAGCGTTCTCGATGACCGTGGCCGGCAGCAGCGCCCCGGTCGGACAGGCCTGCACGCATTCGCCGCAGCCGACGCAGGTGGAGCTGCCCATGGCGACGTCGAGGTCGAACACGATCTTCGAGGCTTCGCCCCGGTGGGCGTAGCCGATGACGTCGTTGACCTGCTCTTCGCGGCAGGCGCGCACGCAGCGGTTGCACTGGATGCAGGCGGCCAGATTGACGGCGATGCCGGGGTGGCTGGTGTCGGTGGCGGGCTGTTCGCGCGGGGCAAAGCGGCTGGCGGTGACGCCGAGTCGGTCGCACCAGTGGGCAAGCTCGGAGTCGGCTTTCTCGGTTTCGGGTGCGACATCGGCACGCAGCAGCTCGAGCACCATGCGCTGAGAGGCACGGGCGCGCTCGCTTGCGGCCTTGACCTTCATGCCGGGTTTGGGTGCGCGGCAGCATGACGGGGCGAGCACGCGCTCGCCGTCGATCTCGACCACGCAGGCGCGGCAGTTGCCGTCGGCCCGCAGTCCGTCGGTGAAGCACAGGTGCGGGATGTCGACGCCGGCACGGCGGGCGGCGAGCAGGATGGTTTCGCCGGGGGCGGCTTCGATGATCCGGCCGTCGAGCTCGAAGGTGATGGTGTCGGTGGCGAGGGTCTCAGTGGTGAAGGTCGTCATGCTGCGCCCTCCCCTGCGCGCGCATCGGCTGGCGTGGCACCCACCTCATGCGGAAAATAGCGCAGCACCGAGCGCACCGGGTTGGGCGCGGCTTGGCCGAGGCCACAGATCGAGGCGTCCATCATCGCGCTGCCGAGTTCTTCGAGGAGCGGCGCATCCCACGTCTTCGCGGCCATCAGACCGGCAGCCTTGCCGGTGCCAACGCGGCACGGCGTGCATTGGCCGCAGGATTCGTGGGCGAAGAAGTGCATGGCGTTCTCGGCCAGCGCGCGTGCCTTGTCGTGCTGCGAGAACACGACGATGGCAGCCGAGCCGATGAAGCAGCCGTAGGGCGCGAGCGTGTCGAAGTCGAGCGGCACATCGGCCAGGCTCGCCGGCAGCATGCCGCCTGAGGCGCCGCCGGGAAAGTAGCCGTAGAGTTCGTGCCCTGGCGCCATGCCACCGCAGTGCTCGTCGATGAGCTGGCGCAGGGTGATGCCGGCATCGGTGACGATCACGCCGGGCTTGGCCACCCGACCGCTGACCGAGAAGCTGCGCAGGCCCTGACGACCGTTGCGACCGCGCTTTTCCAGCCAGTCGTAGCCCTGCACCAGGCTGGTGTCGACGATGTCGCGCACCCACCACAGGGTTTCCGGGTTGTGCACCAGCGTAGGACGTCCGAAGAGGCCCACTTCGGCCACATAGGGCGGGCGCAGCCGCGGCATGCCGCGTTTGCCTTCGATCGATTCGATCATCGCCGACTCTTCGCCGCAGATATAGGCGCCCGCGCCCCGGCGCACTTCGATCGGCGGCAGGTCGGGCCAGGCTGCGCGCACCTTGTCGAGTTCGGTGATGAGCATCTTGCGCACGGCGGGATATTCGTCGCGGATGTAGATCCAGATCGCGGCGATACCCACCACGCGCGCGGCTATCAGCATGCCTTCGATGAAACGGTGCGGGTCGCGCCCGAGGTAGTGGCGATCCTTGAAGGTGCCGGGCTCGCCCTCGTCGATATTGACCGCCATGTTGCGCGGCGCCGGCTGCGCCATCACCGTCCGCCATTTGCGCGCTGCCGGAAATCCCGCGCCGCCCAGTCCGCGCAGGATGGCGGTGTCGAGCACGCCGAGGACCTCGTCGACGTCGTGCTCGCCGCTGCGCATCGTTTCATAGAGGTGGTAGCCACCCGCTGCGCGGGAGGCGTCGAAATCGATGATGTCGGGCGCGAGCTCGGTGCGATCATTCGCTTCCACCACGGCCATTACCGTGTCCGCACTCGCCTGATGAACCGGGTTCTGCCCCACGACCGCCACCGGCGCGCAATCGCAGCGTCCGACACAGGGTACGCGCTGTATCCGCACATCGGCGCCAACCCGACCTTCAAGCTTCACAGCCAGTTCTTCGCCGCCGTGCATCGCGCAGGTCAGCGAATCGCACACCCGCACGGTGAGCGCAGCCGGCGCTGAATCGCCCTCGGCCACGACATCGAAGTGATGATAGAAGGTCGCAACCTCATACACCTCGGCCCGCGCCAGCTTCATCGCCTCGGCCAGTGCTGCGAGGTGGTCTGCGAACAGCGCTCCGTGCGCATCCTGCAGACGGTGCAGATACTCGATCAACCGGTCGCGCTGCGGCGTCTCGCCCGCAAGCGCAGCCTGTGCCGCAGCACGGGCGGATTCAGGGAGTGGCGGCCGATTGGGGCCGCGGCGTGATCCTGCATTGACGAGCATCGGCATCATTCCTTAGGAATTATCTACAGGAACATAAAATTCCCTTGGTGCAACAATACGAGATTATTGCTCACTTGAAAATAGCTCTTTGGAAGGAGAAGAAAAACCAAAGGGGTCAGAGTCGTTTGAAATTTTCAAACGACTCTGACCCCTTTGGTTTTTGCCTTTGGTTTTAGGGTTGTTTGTTCAATCAAGCACGCGCTCGACGAAGGCGGCGACGGCTTCGATGACGGCTTGGGGCTGGTCCTTGTGCGGTGAGTGCCGGCAATCGGCCAGTTTGACCAGATCGACATCGCCTGCACCTGCGGCAATACGGTCGATCTGTTCCATGGTGGCGTACTCGTCGTCTTCGCCCTGAATCGCAAGAATCGGCGCGGAGATGCCGGGCAGGATGTCCTCGATGTTCCAGTCGCGGAAAGCGGGGTGCAGCCAGATGTTCTGCCAGCTGCGGAACACCGCGTCGGCATCGTTGTGGTATCGGCCCAGCCGGGCAGGAAGGTCGGAGTTCTCCCACACGGCCTTGGCCTGGAGAATGCCTTCGATGGTGACGTCCTCGACGAAAACGTGGGGCGCCATCGCGATCACGCCCGCGAGGGGCACATCGGTTCCACCCGCGCACAGAAGCGCGATCGAGCCACCATCCGAATGGCCGAACAGGAAGGGGCGCTCAAGGCCGAGTTCGGCAATGAATGCGGGCAGCACGGCCAGCCCCTCTTCGTGCAGGTAGGTGACATCACGCTGCCGTGTGGCAGGGTCGGAGCGGCCATAGCCGACGCGTGAGAAGACGACCGCCTCGCAGCCGCTCGCATCGGCCACCTTCTGCGGAAAATCGCGCCACATCGACACCGAGCCCAGGCCTTCGTGCAGGAACACCATGGCAGGCGCGTTTTCGCGCGGATGTGCAGAAGGCAGGCGGACAAATTCGAGATGCTTGCCGAGAATGCTGACGGTCTTCACTTAAGTCTCCGGGTTATTCTTGCTTGACCCCGGATTATTGCGCATCCCCTGCCGGAAGAGACCTTTTTCAGTGGTTCACTGCGGCACGACGACCGATACGCTGACGCATCCCCGACAGCGCCACGCCACCGAGAATGAGCGCGAACCCGCCGATATGGAAAGCCTGCGGGATCTCGCCCAGCAGCGGCCAGGCAGCGAGCACTGCATACATCGGCACCAGGTAGAGCGAGATGCTTGCGCCGGCAGGGCCGCTCAGGCTGACCAGGCGGTCGTAGCACAGGTAGGCGCCGAGGCCGGGCACGAGGGCGAGGAATAGCAGTGCGAAGTAGAGTTCCCAGCGACCGAAATCGGGCGTTTGCAAGGCCACGCTCTCGAACAGGGCAAACGGGGCCAGCGCCACGATACCGCCGATCATCAGCGCGCCAAGGCGAACTTCGGCCGGCAGTTCAGGCAGGGGGCGACGCCGGGCCAGCACGGTGTAGCCAGCCCAACCGCACGCGGCGAGCACCACCCACAAATCGCCGCGACCGAAGGACAGACTGCCGAGCGCCTCGACGTCGCCGCGCGACAGGACAAGCAGGACACCCCAGATCGCGAGCGACATGCCGACCGCGCGTTGCGTACCCACCGGCACTCGCCACACGATGGCCTCGATCAGGGCCACGAGCGCGGGACAGGCGGAGATGATGAGCGCGACGTTGGTGGCGCTGGTATGCACCGCGCCGATGTATTGCGGGCCGACCGCGACGCCCATGCCGAGTGCACCGAGCAGCAGCACACGCGGGGCATTGGCCATCAGCACCTGACGCGAATGCCACAGGCGCGGCGCAATGAAGGGCAGCAGGATCGCAAGCGCCAGCACCCAGCGCCCAAAGGCAAGGAAGACGGGGGGAATGCCGACACTTTCCGCCCAGCGGGCGACCACCATGTTGGCGGCGAACAAGGCCGGCGCGATCAGCATCAGCGGGAGCGCGGCAAGCTTCGGGCCGGCAGCGTAACCCGAGCCAGCGCGGGCAATGGTTCCGGACATCTGTATTTCCTGAACGGTTCGTTCATCGGCCTGCCAGGATCGACACCACCCCGTGGTTGGGGGAAGGCCGAAAACGCAGACCACCTGGACGCCTTGTGGGCGAGTCCAAAGCGTACCGGTTCAGGAAAGGAATGAAATTTCTGCTTTTCGCCAGAAAGCAGAAAACCTTAGAACAGGATTTCCGCCAAATGCGATTTGGCGGAAAATTTGTCCTTGGTTACATCTAAAAAACTGAATAGTTCTGCGTTTCAAGCAAAAAACCCCGCAGCGACAGAGTGACGTGCCCGTTGCCCACGGGCGCAGTAACGCCTCAAGACTCAGCAAGCACCGTGCAATTGCGGCCCGCGGCTTTGGCCTGGCAGAGCGCCTTTTCGGCGCGATCGACCAGATGCCGGAAATCGGGATGGCCGTCATGTGCTGCAACACCAATGCTGGCCGTAACGCCGACGCTCTGCTCGTCGGTCAGCGGCGTCACGCTCGCCTCGATGCGGTGACGAACCTTCCCTGCAACGAAACACGCCTTAACGTGATCCACCTCGGCCAGCAGGATCAGAAACTCCTCGCCACCATAACGAAAGACGAGATCACTGGCCCGAACCTGCCCGATCAGCACGCCCCGCCACGTTCTGCAGCACCCTGTCGCCCGCGTCGTGCCAGAACCGGTCATTGACCTGCTTGAACAGGTTGATGTCGAGCAAGCGCACTCAGCACGCCACACCTTTGCGCCGGCTGAGCTCGATCTCGCGCTACATGATCGTGGGCAGGAAGCAGCGGTTGAACAGTTGCGTCAGCACATCGCGGCCCACCTCGAGATCGGTCAGGCGCCCAATCATGGAAGCGAGCAGAGAGCGGATCTGCTCGACTTCGCTCGTGACAGCCTTGATCAGCGCACGAACGCCATCGGGGACCGGCGCCACCTTTCCGGAACAAACGGCTTCGGGGAAAATTGCGTTGTCTACGCGGGCAACACACTCCGCGATCAGGGTCAGCTCCCGCGTATTGTCGAAAATCAGGGCGGCCTTGTGATTGCGCCACAACCCGAACACCGAACCGTTCAGGGACGTGCCCCTTCGAGCGACAGCCCCATTGCCATCGCGCGAAACAGGCGGCTTCCCCAGTCGAGCAATGCACTGGTCTGCCTTTCCCGCTCAAGCAGCAGATCGCCGCTGCCAGCCGGCGAAAAAGGACAGGGTCAGCAGCGACAGCAGTACGAGGCGATCGCGGTCAGCCCTGACCGCCTGCACTGCATCGTGCTTGTGACTGTTCCAGTATGCCAGCTTGCCGAGCTCGATTCCGATGTCGGTCACCATGCCGGTCATGTGCGAGGGGTACTGCTGAACGGCGAGGAAAGCGCCCGCAACCCGTTCAGCGCAAACCACCCCCCGTTCGTGGTAGAACTGCGCCTCACCCTGACAAGAAGTTTCTGCCCGATGTCCGATATCCCGCTGCGCGTGCTCTCCGTCATTCCGCCAATGACGCAGCTGAACACGCCCTACCCGTCCACTGCCTACCTCACCGGCTTCCTGCGCTCGCGCGGCGTCGATGCGGTGCAGGAGGACCTCGCGCTGGCGCTGGTGCTGAAACTGTTCTCGCGCGATGGGCTGAATGCGATCCGCACCCGTGCCGAGGCGCTGCCGGCGCGGCGTCGCAGCGAGAGCGTGGCGTGCTTTCTTGAGCACTTCGAGCGCTACCAGACAACCATCGAGCCGACACTGGCCTTTCTGCAGGGGCGCGACTCGACGCTTGCCCACCGTATCAGCAGCGGTGCGTTTCTGCCCGAAGGGCCGCGCTTCGACACGCTCGACGCCTATGTCGACCCGGACGGCGGCGACCCGCTGGGCTGGGCGTTCGGCGCACTCGGCGTGCATGACCGCGCCCGCCACCTGGCCACGCTCTATCTCAATGATCTGGCCGATGTGCTGCGCGAGGCGGTCGATCCGCGCTTCGAGTTCGTCCGCTACGCCGAGTCGCTGGCCCTGAGCCAGCCCACCTTCGAGCCACTGGCACAGGCACTGGCCGCGAAGCCCAACCTGGTCGACGACACCCTGCACGCGCTCACGCTCGACGCCCTGTCGCGCCACGCACCGCAGGTAGTGCTGGTGTCGGTGCCCTTCCCCGGCGCGGTGTATGCGGCCTTCCGCATCGCGCAGTCGGTCAAGGCGCACAACCCGGCCATCGTCACCGTGCTCGGCGGCGGCTATGTGAATACCGAACTGCGCGAGCTGGGCGAGCCACGCGTGTTCGACTATTTCGACTACGTCACCCTGGACGACGGCGAACGCCCGCTGCTGGCCCTGCTCGACCACCTGCGCGGCAAGCGTTCGCAGCAGCGCCTGGTGCGCACCTTCGTGCGCGACGCCGACAGCGGTGCGGTGCGCTACATCAACCTGGTCGAACCCGACGTGCCTTTCGCCGAAGTCGGCACGCCGACCTGGGATGGGCTGCCGCTCAACCGCTACCTGTCGCTGCTCGACATGCTCAACCCGATGCACAGGCTGTGGTCGGACGGGCGCTGGAACAAGCTCACCGTGGCTCACGGCTGCTACTGGAAGAAGTGCAGCTTCTGCGACGTCAGCCTGGATTACATCTCGCGCTACGACGGCGCATCGGCCGCCACCCTGGTCGACCGCATCGAAGCCATCATCGCCGAGACCGGGCAGACCGGTTTTCACTTCGTCGACGAAGCCGCGCCGCCCAAGGCCTTGCGTGCGCTCGCCGAAGAGCTGTTGCGGCGTGGCGTGTCGATCTCGTGGTGGGGCAATATCCGCTTCGAGAAATCCTTCACCCCCGAGCTGTGCCAGCTGCTGGCCGACAGCGGCTGCATCGCGATTTCAGGGGGGCTGGAAGTGGCCTCCGACCGCTTGCTCACGCTGATGAAGAAAGGCGTATCGGTCGATCAGGTGGCGCGCGTCACCCACGCCTTTGCCGAGGCCGGCGTGCTGGTGCATGCCTACCTGATGTACGGCTTTCCGACGCAGACGGTGCACGACACCGTGGATGCACTCGAATACGTGCGCCAGCTGTTCGAGGCGGGCTGCATCCAGTCCGGCTTTTTCCACCGCTTCGCCTGTACCGTGCATTCTCCGGTGGGCATGAACCCGGCAGAGTACGGCGTGCGCCTCGAGCCACTGCCGCCGGGCAACTTTGCCAAGAATGACATCGGCTTCATCGACCCCACCGGCGTCGACCACGATGCACTGGGCAAGGCGCTGAACAAGGCGCTGTACAACTACATGCACGGCATCGGGCTGGATACCGGGGTACGCCAGTGGTTTGACGACAAGGTGCCCAAAGCCCGCGTGCCGCGCAACTTCATCGAGCAGGCGCTGCAGAAGCGCTGAACGCGAACGGAAACGCGGGCGCATAGCCCACTGTAATGAATTCGCGCCCGGCGGCGACCAAATCCAATGACTCGACCCCTGAAGACTTCATGACCCAGGCTGCAAAACACCTCGTCCTTGCCGGTGGCGGGCATGTGCATCTGTCTGTGCTGGAGATGCTTGCTCAACGCAGACCTGCCGGCCTTGAGACCACGCTGATCACGCCCGCGCCCTTCCAGAACTATTCCGGCATGCTGCCGGGCTGGATTGCCGGGCACTACACGCTGGATGAGTGTCGCATCGACCTGCGCCCGCTGGCCGAGGCTGCCGGCGTGCGCCTGATCGTCGGACGCGTCACCGGCATGGACGCTGATCAGCACCGCCTGCACCTCGACGATGGCAGCACGATGGACTACAGCCTGCTCTCGCTCGACGTCGGCAGCGAGACCGACACCGCGGATCTCGCCGCGCTGGGCGAGCGCCTGCTCCCGGTGAAGCCGCTGGATGATTTCTTCGTGCAGTGGCCGCTGCTCATGGCCACCGCACTTGAGACGCCGGGCTTTCGCATTAGCGTGATCGGTGGCGGCGCAGCCGGGGTAGAAATCGCGCTCGCGGCAAGCCACAGATTGCGTGAGGCCGATAGCACGGCACGAATCGACCTGGTCATCTCGGAGACAGGGCTGCTTCCCGGCCATGCTGCGGGCGTCGTCAAGCGCGCACAGCAAAGTCTCAACAAGGCAGGCATCGGGATCCATCGCGCGCGTGCCCGCGCCAGCGAATCCGGACTGGTGCTTGCCGATGGCACGCAGTTTCCGGCCGACAAGGTGATTGCCACGACCGGCGCACGGCCACTGGGCTGGCTCGCGCACTGCGGCCTCAAGCTTGACGCGCGCGGCTACATCCTTGTGGATGCCCACCACCGCAGCCTGTCCCATGCCGACGTCTTTGCCGCGGGCGACACCTGTGCGCGCGCAGACGTACGCATGGCGCGTTCAGGCGTGCACGCGGTGCACGCGGGTCCGGTCCTCGCCCGCAACCTGCTGGCAACGATCGAAGGCGGCGACCTGCAAACCTACCAGCCGCGCCGTCGCTCCCTGTACCTGCTGGCCACCGGGCCCCGGCATGCGATCGCGTCCTGGGGTCGCTGGTCGGCCGAAGGCGCCTGGGTGTGGCGCTGGAAGGACCGCATCGACCGCCGCTTCATGAACCGCTTCGCCCTGCCCGGCAGCGCCATCAGCGCTGCCACGCCGGCCAGCGCCGAGCGCAAGTGCTAAGCATCCACCCCTGCAGACTCACCATTCGACCCAACATGTCCGAAGTCCTCCGCCTCGCCCTCGCACCCGCGATCGTGCGCAATGCGCTGCGCGTCGCCCTCGTTGTGGGCACCATCCTGAACCTGATCAATCAGGGCGCGCCTCTCATCTCG
This genomic interval from Parazoarcus communis contains the following:
- the fdhF gene encoding formate dehydrogenase subunit alpha — encoded protein: MTTFTTETLATDTITFELDGRIIEAAPGETILLAARRAGVDIPHLCFTDGLRADGNCRACVVEIDGERVLAPSCCRAPKPGMKVKAASERARASQRMVLELLRADVAPETEKADSELAHWCDRLGVTASRFAPREQPATDTSHPGIAVNLAACIQCNRCVRACREEQVNDVIGYAHRGEASKIVFDLDVAMGSSTCVGCGECVQACPTGALLPATVIENAAVAEAKPPRFVPTRKVDSLCPFCGVGCQLTYHVAGEGAAQKIVFAEGRDGPANAGRLCVKGRYGFTYSRNRERLTVPLIRKPGIPKGVNLDPANPLAAFREASWEEALDFAAAGLARIKRAHGPHALAGFGSAKGSNEEAYLFQKLVRTGFGTHNVDHCTRLCHASSVAALLEGIGSGAVSNPVRDVEFADLMIVIGANPAANHPVAASFIKNAAERGSKLVMMDPRQTPLARHAWRTLQFRPDADVALLLSTACVIIEEGLTDPAFIAARTEGFDAFREAALQYPPERMAPITGIEADTVREVARAYARGPNSIIFWGMGVSQHTHGTDNVRCLIALALMTGQIGRPGTGLHPLRGQNNVQGASDAGLIPMMFPDYQRVAEPEVRARFESLWGAKLAEEPGLTVVEIMDAASAGRIRGMYVEGENPAMSDPDLEHARAALAGLEHLVVQDIFLTETAMLADVVLPASSLYEKSGSFTNTDRLVQMSQPVLPLPGEARQDWWIIQQIAQRMGLAWDYAGPAEIFGELTRAMPSYAGITWAALEGEGAVVAPKIAVEAPSQPVLFQTDFPTRNGLGRFVPVTPLPAAELPDADYPMVLITGRVLEHWHTGSMTRRAEVLDALDPVPWCGMHPDDMAKTGVSHGEHVELETRRGQIELEVRADEGVQRGSVFMAFCYVEAAANLLTQPALDPFGKIPEFKYCALRVRFKGVFKGVRVV
- a CDS encoding NADH-ubiquinone oxidoreductase-F iron-sulfur binding region domain-containing protein, with translation MLVNAGSRRGPNRPPLPESARAAAQAALAGETPQRDRLIEYLHRLQDAHGALFADHLAALAEAMKLARAEVYEVATFYHHFDVVAEGDSAPAALTVRVCDSLTCAMHGGEELAVKLEGRVGADVRIQRVPCVGRCDCAPVAVVGQNPVHQASADTVMAVVEANDRTELAPDIIDFDASRAAGGYHLYETMRSGEHDVDEVLGVLDTAILRGLGGAGFPAARKWRTVMAQPAPRNMAVNIDEGEPGTFKDRHYLGRDPHRFIEGMLIAARVVGIAAIWIYIRDEYPAVRKMLITELDKVRAAWPDLPPIEVRRGAGAYICGEESAMIESIEGKRGMPRLRPPYVAEVGLFGRPTLVHNPETLWWVRDIVDTSLVQGYDWLEKRGRNGRQGLRSFSVSGRVAKPGVIVTDAGITLRQLIDEHCGGMAPGHELYGYFPGGASGGMLPASLADVPLDFDTLAPYGCFIGSAAIVVFSQHDKARALAENAMHFFAHESCGQCTPCRVGTGKAAGLMAAKTWDAPLLEELGSAMMDASICGLGQAAPNPVRSVLRYFPHEVGATPADARAGEGAA
- a CDS encoding alpha/beta fold hydrolase — translated: MKTVSILGKHLEFVRLPSAHPRENAPAMVFLHEGLGSVSMWRDFPQKVADASGCEAVVFSRVGYGRSDPATRQRDVTYLHEEGLAVLPAFIAELGLERPFLFGHSDGGSIALLCAGGTDVPLAGVIAMAPHVFVEDVTIEGILQAKAVWENSDLPARLGRYHNDADAVFRSWQNIWLHPAFRDWNIEDILPGISAPILAIQGEDDEYATMEQIDRIAAGAGDVDLVKLADCRHSPHKDQPQAVIEAVAAFVERVLD
- a CDS encoding DMT family transporter; amino-acid sequence: MSGTIARAGSGYAAGPKLAALPLMLIAPALFAANMVVARWAESVGIPPVFLAFGRWVLALAILLPFIAPRLWHSRQVLMANAPRVLLLGALGMGVAVGPQYIGAVHTSATNVALIISACPALVALIEAIVWRVPVGTQRAVGMSLAIWGVLLVLSRGDVEALGSLSFGRGDLWVVLAACGWAGYTVLARRRPLPELPAEVRLGALMIGGIVALAPFALFESVALQTPDFGRWELYFALLFLALVPGLGAYLCYDRLVSLSGPAGASISLYLVPMYAVLAAWPLLGEIPQAFHIGGFALILGGVALSGMRQRIGRRAAVNH
- a CDS encoding GGDEF domain-containing protein — encoded protein: MLIGQVRASDLVFRYGGEEFLILLAEVDHVKACFVAGKVRHRIEASVTPLTDEQSVGVTASIGVAAHDGHPDFRHLVDRAEKALCQAKAAGRNCTVLAES
- a CDS encoding diguanylate cyclase domain-containing protein, with translation MLDINLFKQVNDRFWHDAGDRVLQNVAGRADRAGSGQ
- a CDS encoding B12-binding domain-containing radical SAM protein, whose protein sequence is MSDIPLRVLSVIPPMTQLNTPYPSTAYLTGFLRSRGVDAVQEDLALALVLKLFSRDGLNAIRTRAEALPARRRSESVACFLEHFERYQTTIEPTLAFLQGRDSTLAHRISSGAFLPEGPRFDTLDAYVDPDGGDPLGWAFGALGVHDRARHLATLYLNDLADVLREAVDPRFEFVRYAESLALSQPTFEPLAQALAAKPNLVDDTLHALTLDALSRHAPQVVLVSVPFPGAVYAAFRIAQSVKAHNPAIVTVLGGGYVNTELRELGEPRVFDYFDYVTLDDGERPLLALLDHLRGKRSQQRLVRTFVRDADSGAVRYINLVEPDVPFAEVGTPTWDGLPLNRYLSLLDMLNPMHRLWSDGRWNKLTVAHGCYWKKCSFCDVSLDYISRYDGASAATLVDRIEAIIAETGQTGFHFVDEAAPPKALRALAEELLRRGVSISWWGNIRFEKSFTPELCQLLADSGCIAISGGLEVASDRLLTLMKKGVSVDQVARVTHAFAEAGVLVHAYLMYGFPTQTVHDTVDALEYVRQLFEAGCIQSGFFHRFACTVHSPVGMNPAEYGVRLEPLPPGNFAKNDIGFIDPTGVDHDALGKALNKALYNYMHGIGLDTGVRQWFDDKVPKARVPRNFIEQALQKR
- a CDS encoding FAD-dependent oxidoreductase; protein product: MTQAAKHLVLAGGGHVHLSVLEMLAQRRPAGLETTLITPAPFQNYSGMLPGWIAGHYTLDECRIDLRPLAEAAGVRLIVGRVTGMDADQHRLHLDDGSTMDYSLLSLDVGSETDTADLAALGERLLPVKPLDDFFVQWPLLMATALETPGFRISVIGGGAAGVEIALAASHRLREADSTARIDLVISETGLLPGHAAGVVKRAQQSLNKAGIGIHRARARASESGLVLADGTQFPADKVIATTGARPLGWLAHCGLKLDARGYILVDAHHRSLSHADVFAAGDTCARADVRMARSGVHAVHAGPVLARNLLATIEGGDLQTYQPRRRSLYLLATGPRHAIASWGRWSAEGAWVWRWKDRIDRRFMNRFALPGSAISAATPASAERKC
- the nrtS gene encoding nitrate/nitrite transporter NrtS gives rise to the protein MSEVLRLALAPAIVRNALRVALVVGTILNLINQGAPLISGEAVSWFHVFLNYLVPYCVSSYSAASHEQARRRAH